Proteins encoded by one window of Collimonas fungivorans:
- a CDS encoding DeoR/GlpR family DNA-binding transcription regulator, producing the protein MLQTAGAKARTLRLVRMQELINSKGPTQLGKVAEQLGVTEMTIRRDLASADSPLACLGGFVLEATLPSADEKYSLDEEIDHHTVRKRLACQRAAQWVEDGDSLFIDCGTTMIHFAEALPPGMTLSVVCYSMNIAAIVSRRPNTQLILLGGLYHPSSATFYSDEAVHYLGSLGVNKAFLSAGGADLQRGASCSNFHEVAVKQAAIRSAGQSFLVVDESKLGRVRPAFFSPLDVFSRIAVGGTPDAALRKQFKGLPLDIANPPMA; encoded by the coding sequence ATGCTGCAAACCGCTGGCGCCAAAGCCCGAACTCTCCGGCTGGTTCGGATGCAGGAACTGATCAACAGCAAGGGCCCGACGCAGCTCGGCAAGGTGGCGGAACAGCTGGGCGTGACGGAGATGACGATCCGCCGCGACCTGGCTTCGGCCGATTCGCCGCTGGCCTGCCTGGGCGGTTTTGTGCTGGAAGCCACCTTGCCGAGCGCTGACGAAAAATATTCCCTGGACGAAGAAATCGACCACCACACTGTACGCAAGCGCCTGGCCTGCCAGCGCGCGGCGCAGTGGGTGGAAGACGGCGACAGCCTGTTCATCGATTGCGGCACTACCATGATCCATTTCGCCGAGGCGCTGCCGCCCGGCATGACGCTCAGCGTGGTGTGCTATTCGATGAACATCGCCGCCATCGTCAGCCGGCGACCGAACACGCAGCTGATCCTGCTGGGAGGTTTGTACCACCCCTCCTCCGCCACTTTCTACTCGGATGAGGCGGTGCACTACCTGGGCAGCCTGGGCGTGAACAAGGCTTTCCTGTCGGCCGGCGGCGCAGACCTGCAGCGCGGCGCCAGCTGCTCGAATTTCCACGAGGTGGCGGTCAAGCAGGCGGCGATACGCAGCGCCGGGCAAAGTTTCCTGGTGGTGGACGAGAGCAAGCTGGGCCGGGTGCGGCCGGCGTTTTTCAGTCCGCTGGACGTGTTCTCGCGCATCGCCGTCGGCGGTACGCCAGATGCGGCCTTGCGCAAGCAGTTCAAGGGTTTGCCGCTGGATATCGCCAATCCGCCGATGGCTTGA
- a CDS encoding energy transducer TonB → MQFLILLPEIKYMINFLVRTVSPVLIASCLLLPVHAAEGEYSIAVGDAQTGSSLSKSRASLGISVDVNKSWDELSVDEKSLWRKFVDITDDNVIPPFPSPNIRSLLRNLGVSRGIRSDNTSSHKEDVRLIVHVDETGSVSAVDILGAKSNGEIVLSDDERILAYTTIKGLQSTQFSPAKLDGAPVASAFAYHIVRSTKH, encoded by the coding sequence GTGCAATTTTTGATTTTATTACCTGAGATTAAATACATGATCAATTTTTTGGTTCGGACGGTTTCACCGGTTTTAATCGCGAGTTGCCTTTTATTGCCCGTGCACGCGGCGGAAGGAGAATATTCCATCGCTGTCGGCGATGCGCAAACCGGGTCATCCCTCAGCAAAAGCCGTGCCTCGCTTGGAATTAGCGTGGACGTCAATAAAAGCTGGGATGAGTTGTCTGTCGATGAAAAATCGCTGTGGCGGAAATTTGTCGATATCACCGATGACAATGTCATCCCTCCGTTCCCGTCGCCAAATATCCGTAGCTTATTGCGAAATCTAGGGGTGTCGCGAGGAATCCGCTCGGATAACACAAGCTCTCACAAGGAAGATGTAAGACTGATCGTGCATGTCGACGAAACCGGATCTGTCAGCGCTGTCGATATTTTAGGCGCCAAGAGCAATGGGGAAATCGTGCTAAGCGACGATGAAAGAATCCTGGCGTACACGACAATCAAAGGGCTGCAGTCGACGCAGTTTTCACCTGCAAAACTGGACGGGGCGCCAGTGGCTTCGGCTTTTGCCTACCATATCGTACGTAGCACTAAGCATTAA